In Dehalococcoidia bacterium, the genomic window ACCCACACCGGAGCGCACAAGATAAACAACGCCCTGGGGCAGGGGCTTTTAGCTAAGCGACTGAATAAAAAAAGAATAGTCGCCGAGACCGGAGCCGGGCAGCACGGCGTGGCCGCGGCCACCGTATGCGCCGTACTCGACATGGAATGCGTGGTCTACATGGGAGAGGAGGACATACAGCGCCAGTCGCTCAACGTCTTCCGCATGAAGCTGCTAGGCGCGGAAGTGCGCCCGGTGTCCAGCGGCAGCAGGACGCTGAAAGACGCGATAAATGAAGCGATTCGCGACTGGGTAACAAATGTCGACACCACACACTACCTGCTGGGCAGCGCGCTGGGCCCGCACCCCTACCCCATAATGGTGCGCGGCTTCCAGTCGGTCATCGGGAAGGAGGCGCGCAGGCAGATGTTGAAAACGACTGGCCGCTTGCCCGATTACATCGTCGCCTGCGTGGGCGGGGGCAGTAACGCGATAGGAATATTCCATCCGTTCCTGCACGACAAGAGCGTCAAGCTCATCGGCGTCGAGGCCGGCGGGCTGGGCATCGCCAGCGGCAAGCACAGCGCCCGTTTCAGCGGCGGCGGCATCGGCGTGCTGCACGGAACGAAATCGTACGTGCTGCAGGACGAGTACGGGCAGATAAAGGAGACGCACAGCATCTCGGCCGGGCTGGACTACCCCGGCGTGGGGCCGGAACACAGCCTGCTCATGGAAACGAAGCGCGCCGAGTACGCAATCGCTACCGACGACGAGGCGCTTGAGGGTTTTAAACTGCTATCCGAGAAGGAGGGCATCATACCGGCGCTGGAGTCGGCGCACGCGGTGTACTACGCCGCTAAGCTGGCCTCCGGACTGCCCAAAAGCAAGAGCATTCTCGTCAACCTGAGCGGCCGCGGCGACAAGGACATGGGCATCGTGGCCGGGGCGCTGGGGGTGAAGCTGTGAACCGCATAGATGCATTCTTCGATAAGAATCGACCGATTAAACGCAAGGCGCTAGTCGCATATCTGACCGTGGGCTATCCAAATATAGACGCGACGCTCGAGATCGCGATCGCACTGGTCGACAGCGGCTGCGACATCATCGAGATGGGCATACCCTTCTCCGACCCGCTGGCCGACGGCGCCACGATACAGCGCGCCAGCCAGCGCGCGCTGGAAGCAGGCATCACGCCGGGCAAATGTCTGGAGGTAGCCGCCAAGCTGCGTAAGAGGGTCGACATACCCCTGCTTTTCATGGGCTACTACAACCCGATGCTTCATTACGGATTTGATAAGTTCTGCATCGCATCACACAAAGCGGGCATCGACGGCTTCATCGTGCCCGACCTGCCGCCCGACGAAGGCAGCGAGGCCGAGGCTATCATGAAAAAACATGGCCTCGACCTGGTATATCTGGTGGCTCCGACCAGTTCCTCGCAAGAACGCTTGAAGTTCATCGCGGACAGGGCTCAGGGCTTCATATACGTGGTCTCGCTCAAGGGCGTCACCGGCGCGCGATCGACGATGTCGACCGACCTTGAAGATTTCATTTCGCGGATACGCAAGATAACGGATAAGCCGCTGTGTGTTGGTTTCGGCATCTCCACGCCGGAGCAGGCACAGCGCGCGGCCGGGCTTGCCGACGGCGTCATCATCGGAAGCCGCATCCTCGACATCATCGAGAAGAGCAAGCGCCCGGCAGCCGACGTGAAGGTCTTCATCGCGGATGTTCGCTCAGCCATCGACGCATAATGTAGGGGCGAATGGCCATTCGCCCTTTGTGGATCCCGGTTTTCACCGGAACGACGTGTAAGAAAAAGAGGTGCAGGAGACTTTTCTCCTGCCGGGGTTCTAGGGGTGTCCCCTATCCTTTTTTTCAATTCCCCCATGATTGGGGGACACAGGGGGTTGACCGGTTTTCATCATACAAAACTCTAATTGACCTCCTGCCTCCGTCTTTGCTATAGTAAGCGCTGTGGCTGTTGTTAAACCGTTCCGCGGTCTCAGATACAACCTTGATCGCATCGGCGATCCCTCGGCAGTAATCACGCCACCATACGATGTGATATCATCTGCGGAGCAGCTTCGCTATTATGATTTAAACCCCTACAATGTCATTCGTCTAGACTACGGAATCGACGAAGCGAAAGACACCCCCAAAAATAACAAATACACACGCGCCGCAGGTTATGTCAAACAGTGGCTAGATGAAGGAATACTTACTCGCGAGGAACGTCCGGCGCTTTATCTCATCAAGCATCGATTTACACACAACGACTGTGATTACAGCCGGTTAAGCCTCATGGCCCGGGTTAAGCTGGAGGACCTCACGACCGGTTGCGTCCGCCCGCATGAAAAAACGATGAGCAAGCCGCGCGAGGATCGCATGAAACTGCTCAAAGCCTGCGCCGTGAACTTCAGTCCGGTCATGGTGCTGTTCCGCTACAAACCCGGAGGCTTTGAGGAGCTATTCGCCGACGTTATCAAACGGCCGGCACCGCATGCCAAGGATAAGGACGGCGTGGAGTTCGCCATGTGGGCCATCACCGACAATGCTACCATACCGAAAGTTTCCAAGCTGCTCGCCGATAAGATGCTGTACATCGCCGATGGCCACCACCGCTACGAGACGGCTCTCAATTACAGTCGCGATCGCAAGGCAGCCAGCCCATC contains:
- a CDS encoding DUF1015 domain-containing protein, whose translation is MAVVKPFRGLRYNLDRIGDPSAVITPPYDVISSAEQLRYYDLNPYNVIRLDYGIDEAKDTPKNNKYTRAAGYVKQWLDEGILTREERPALYLIKHRFTHNDCDYSRLSLMARVKLEDLTTGCVRPHEKTMSKPREDRMKLLKACAVNFSPVMVLFRYKPGGFEELFADVIKRPAPHAKDKDGVEFAMWAITDNATIPKVSKLLADKMLYIADGHHRYETALNYSRDRKAASPSDSYDAPYNYVMMTITPAEDPNLLMLPTHRIIKGLKQSALDSLKDKIAEYFDSETLPPHSKATESLKHWIDALQKNRNTSFGLYGLDGEKLCVLHAKKGVDLKVDGEAGDDAVSGLDVTILHRLILRRILKIDSPKLEEECLEYTRDGIEAIKSVNKGGHQLAFFLNPTPIADMLAVADAKLRMPQKSTYFYPKTPTGLVMNPLWDD
- the trpB gene encoding tryptophan synthase subunit beta, whose product is MKNATQLPDRNGHFGQFGGKYVPETLMAALDELEKAYRQSCRDANFKAELKAMLKDYVGRPTPLYFASQMTKHCGGAQIYLKREDLTHTGAHKINNALGQGLLAKRLNKKRIVAETGAGQHGVAAATVCAVLDMECVVYMGEEDIQRQSLNVFRMKLLGAEVRPVSSGSRTLKDAINEAIRDWVTNVDTTHYLLGSALGPHPYPIMVRGFQSVIGKEARRQMLKTTGRLPDYIVACVGGGSNAIGIFHPFLHDKSVKLIGVEAGGLGIASGKHSARFSGGGIGVLHGTKSYVLQDEYGQIKETHSISAGLDYPGVGPEHSLLMETKRAEYAIATDDEALEGFKLLSEKEGIIPALESAHAVYYAAKLASGLPKSKSILVNLSGRGDKDMGIVAGALGVKL
- the trpA gene encoding tryptophan synthase subunit alpha, with product MNRIDAFFDKNRPIKRKALVAYLTVGYPNIDATLEIAIALVDSGCDIIEMGIPFSDPLADGATIQRASQRALEAGITPGKCLEVAAKLRKRVDIPLLFMGYYNPMLHYGFDKFCIASHKAGIDGFIVPDLPPDEGSEAEAIMKKHGLDLVYLVAPTSSSQERLKFIADRAQGFIYVVSLKGVTGARSTMSTDLEDFISRIRKITDKPLCVGFGISTPEQAQRAAGLADGVIIGSRILDIIEKSKRPAADVKVFIADVRSAIDA